Proteins encoded by one window of Desulfovibrio ferrophilus:
- a CDS encoding Crp/Fnr family transcriptional regulator → MISIDDLKNVPLLQGLPDQVFEKLLKIAQLESVKEGDVVYDAEQEAENLYMVKNGKVVLESDLMEGTAVTLASIKPGYIFGWYGMIPSSHHSMRAVATTDSDLIVLPGYELRMFMDDDHTFGYQFMNKIFMLMKLRLDRRTSQFLKVLAKHPDLQG, encoded by the coding sequence ATGATCAGCATCGACGACCTCAAGAACGTCCCCCTGTTGCAGGGATTGCCCGACCAGGTATTCGAAAAGCTTCTCAAGATCGCCCAGCTCGAGTCCGTGAAGGAAGGTGACGTGGTCTACGACGCCGAGCAGGAAGCCGAAAACCTCTACATGGTCAAGAACGGTAAGGTGGTCCTGGAATCCGACCTCATGGAAGGCACCGCCGTGACCCTGGCTTCCATCAAGCCCGGGTACATCTTCGGCTGGTACGGCATGATCCCCTCGTCGCATCATTCCATGCGTGCTGTCGCTACCACGGACAGCGATCTCATCGTGTTGCCCGGTTACGAATTGAGAATGTTCATGGACGATGACCATACCTTCGGCTACCAGTTCATGAACAAGATCTTCATGCTCATGAAACTGCGTCTGGACCGCCGTACGAGCCAGTTCCTGAAAGTTCTGGCCAAGCACCCGGACCTTCAAGGCTAA
- the cbiQ gene encoding cobalt ECF transporter T component CbiQ — MIEDAFSSGKSPIHRLDPRFRLAGATAWTVCIALLSTPPCAAAALGISLLLLTISRPPLRCLLSRLLAVNVFILFLWAILPFSQPGAPVFDVWLFTATHEGLALAGLITLKSNAIVLAFIALVATIPVTELGRALRRLKVPDKLAYLLVFTYRYIFVMAGEYQRMRQAMRIRGFTPRTNLHSYRTLAYLAGMVLVRGLDRSERVYNAMLCRAFTGRFRSLNGLSATGADAAFLILILAASAAIALYDLGYTLT, encoded by the coding sequence ATGATCGAAGATGCCTTTTCCAGTGGCAAAAGCCCCATACATCGCCTGGACCCCCGGTTCAGACTGGCCGGGGCCACGGCTTGGACCGTTTGCATTGCACTGCTCTCAACTCCGCCCTGCGCTGCTGCCGCCCTCGGAATTTCCTTGCTGCTATTAACAATATCCAGACCTCCCTTGCGCTGTCTGCTTTCCCGCCTGCTGGCCGTGAACGTATTCATCTTATTCCTGTGGGCCATACTGCCCTTTTCCCAGCCTGGTGCGCCCGTCTTTGATGTCTGGCTATTCACTGCCACTCATGAGGGACTTGCCCTCGCAGGGTTGATCACTTTGAAATCCAACGCCATCGTCCTGGCCTTTATCGCACTGGTAGCGACCATCCCGGTGACTGAACTTGGCCGGGCCCTGCGCCGTCTGAAGGTCCCGGACAAACTGGCGTATCTCCTGGTGTTCACCTATCGCTACATCTTTGTCATGGCCGGGGAATACCAACGTATGCGACAGGCCATGCGCATTCGCGGATTCACCCCCCGAACCAATCTGCACTCCTACCGCACCCTGGCTTATCTCGCTGGAATGGTTCTGGTCCGCGGACTGGACAGATCCGAACGAGTCTACAACGCCATGCTCTGCCGCGCATTCACCGGACGTTTCAGGTCTTTGAATGGACTGTCAGCCACTGGTGCCGACGCAGCCTTTCTGATACTGATACTTGCTGCTTCCGCCGCCATCGCACTTTATGACCTGGGATACACGCTGACATGA
- a CDS encoding complex I subunit 5 family protein has translation MIDQYPSLILIAPLLFALFVFISAWFSRKPAFIMSALALGLSAAAAMGLLGQVIANGPLSYRIGGWAPPMGIEYYVDHLNALVLFVVSSLAFWNLIATRPDIEKSYGDKAPVFYTLYLLSVAGHLGIVVTGDAFNLYVLLEIAALSGYALLAMGNTRAQLSTLRYLFMGTVGASFYLLGVGYMYIMTGSLNMLDLQRLLPSLYGSPAIAAAFGLVLVGIFIKMAFFPMHAWLPGAYSDANSPASSLIAPMTTKVMVYAMIRMCLTVFTPEFTFKAAWFADGIVWAAVVAMVMGAFFALSQKDMKKMLTFVLISEVGYMVGGFWLGNRLGITGSMLHIVNDAVMTLCVFLCVGCIAYRTGSTKFEALQGLSRKQPFTMAALVIGALAMIGVPPTCGFYSKWYLILGGLDAGHYGFVAALVFSSLMNVILFFRIFEIAFFEPYGDMHGDHYHGPPHEKIQDAPWSMVLPLLVVAVGLVVLGLYSGFIVTNIIDFAIPATII, from the coding sequence ATGATCGATCAATATCCATCACTTATCCTGATCGCACCGCTGCTGTTCGCGCTTTTCGTGTTCATCAGCGCCTGGTTCAGCCGAAAGCCCGCCTTCATCATGTCGGCACTTGCTCTCGGACTGTCTGCGGCTGCGGCCATGGGCCTGCTGGGGCAGGTCATCGCCAATGGGCCGCTCTCCTACCGAATCGGTGGATGGGCACCCCCCATGGGTATCGAATACTATGTCGATCACCTCAACGCCCTGGTGCTGTTCGTCGTTTCGTCCCTGGCCTTCTGGAACCTCATTGCCACCCGGCCCGACATCGAAAAGAGCTACGGTGACAAGGCTCCGGTCTTCTATACCTTGTATCTGCTCTCCGTAGCAGGTCACCTGGGTATCGTGGTCACGGGAGACGCGTTCAACCTCTATGTCCTGCTGGAAATCGCAGCCCTCTCAGGCTACGCGCTCCTTGCCATGGGCAATACCCGAGCCCAGTTGTCCACCTTGCGCTACCTGTTCATGGGGACCGTGGGTGCGTCCTTCTACCTGCTCGGCGTCGGCTACATGTACATCATGACCGGCTCGCTCAACATGCTGGACCTGCAACGCCTGCTGCCCAGCCTGTACGGATCTCCCGCCATTGCAGCGGCCTTCGGACTGGTGCTGGTGGGCATCTTCATCAAGATGGCGTTCTTCCCGATGCATGCCTGGTTACCAGGCGCATATTCGGACGCAAACTCTCCGGCTTCCAGTCTCATCGCCCCCATGACAACCAAAGTCATGGTCTACGCCATGATCCGCATGTGCCTGACCGTGTTCACCCCCGAGTTCACCTTCAAGGCCGCCTGGTTTGCAGATGGCATTGTCTGGGCAGCGGTGGTCGCCATGGTTATGGGAGCCTTCTTTGCTCTGTCCCAAAAGGACATGAAAAAGATGCTGACCTTCGTCCTCATCTCCGAGGTGGGGTATATGGTCGGCGGCTTCTGGCTTGGTAACCGACTGGGGATCACCGGCTCCATGCTGCACATCGTCAACGACGCAGTCATGACCCTGTGCGTTTTCCTGTGTGTGGGCTGCATCGCCTACCGCACCGGCTCCACGAAGTTTGAAGCCCTTCAGGGCTTGTCACGCAAACAGCCTTTCACCATGGCCGCGCTGGTCATCGGTGCGCTGGCCATGATCGGCGTGCCTCCCACCTGTGGGTTCTACTCCAAGTGGTACCTGATTCTGGGTGGACTCGATGCCGGACATTACGGATTCGTGGCCGCACTGGTCTTCTCAAGCCTGATGAACGTCATTCTGTTCTTCAGAATCTTCGAAATCGCCTTCTTCGAGCCTTACGGCGACATGCATGGCGACCACTACCACGGACCGCCGCATGAAAAGATTCAGGATGCTCCCTGGAGCATGGTCCTGCCTCTGCTCGTCGTGGCCGTCGGCCTTGTGGTTCTGGGGCTGTACTCCGGCTTCATCGTCACCAACATCATCGACTTCGCCATCCCGGCGACCATCATCTAG
- a CDS encoding monovalent cation/H+ antiporter subunit D family protein, with translation MEYIESIRPLLAVLVSLAAMPFIAAAGKRPNLREAVTFTAAGIKLALIVSMVPAVLAGAQYTYTLFEVLPGVPIAFRVDGLGLMFAMVSAPLWIVVSLYTIGYMRGLKEHSQTRFATFFALALSSTIGVAFSANLLTMYMFYEILSLSTYPLVAHMQTPEARVSGRKYIGYIMGTSIGLALPAMLIAYFQAGTLDFGPQGFLSGNVTPEVATALLVMFVFGFAKAGIMPFHSWLPAAMVAPTPVSALLHAVAVVKVGVFSIVRVVTGVFGVDMLRDLNLGTLIATIASVTIITASLIALSQDGLKRRLAFSTIGQLSYIVLGMGLLAPKALLGGSVHIAMHAFGKITLFMCAGAIFVATGKKNISEMVGIGKRMPITMICFLIGSLSVIGIPPTGGFFSKWYLLQGTLESGQWEFMIVLLVSSLLNAAYFLPIVYKAFFCTEEENMFPGPRNEGPVQCTIPIITTAVITLGLFFFYDIFTGLAAIGLGVPAP, from the coding sequence ATGGAATACATCGAATCCATCCGACCGCTTCTCGCCGTGCTGGTCTCCCTGGCCGCCATGCCGTTCATCGCGGCAGCCGGGAAAAGGCCCAATCTGCGCGAAGCCGTCACCTTCACCGCCGCCGGCATCAAGCTCGCCCTTATCGTGAGCATGGTCCCTGCAGTACTTGCTGGTGCCCAATACACATACACCCTGTTCGAGGTCCTGCCCGGCGTGCCCATCGCCTTCCGAGTGGATGGCCTCGGCCTGATGTTCGCCATGGTCTCCGCACCGCTTTGGATCGTGGTGTCCCTGTACACCATCGGCTACATGCGAGGCCTCAAGGAACACAGTCAGACCCGGTTCGCGACGTTCTTCGCCCTGGCGTTGTCGTCCACAATCGGTGTGGCCTTCTCGGCCAACCTGCTGACCATGTACATGTTCTACGAGATTCTCTCACTGTCCACGTACCCACTGGTCGCACACATGCAGACCCCCGAGGCGAGAGTCTCCGGTCGCAAATACATCGGCTACATCATGGGCACGTCCATCGGCCTGGCTCTGCCAGCCATGCTCATCGCCTACTTCCAGGCCGGAACCCTGGACTTCGGTCCGCAGGGCTTCCTGTCCGGTAATGTCACCCCCGAGGTGGCCACGGCACTGCTTGTGATGTTCGTCTTCGGCTTTGCCAAAGCCGGTATCATGCCGTTCCACTCGTGGCTGCCAGCAGCCATGGTCGCCCCGACCCCGGTTTCGGCCCTGCTGCACGCAGTGGCGGTCGTCAAGGTCGGTGTGTTCTCCATCGTGCGTGTGGTTACAGGCGTATTCGGCGTAGACATGCTCAGGGATTTGAACCTGGGCACGCTCATCGCCACCATCGCCTCGGTGACAATCATCACAGCCTCGCTCATAGCACTCTCGCAGGACGGCCTGAAACGCCGACTGGCCTTCTCGACCATCGGTCAGCTGTCCTACATCGTATTGGGCATGGGGCTGTTGGCTCCCAAAGCTCTGCTGGGTGGCTCGGTCCACATCGCCATGCACGCCTTCGGCAAGATCACGCTGTTCATGTGCGCCGGCGCCATCTTCGTAGCCACCGGCAAAAAGAACATCAGTGAGATGGTCGGCATCGGCAAACGAATGCCCATCACCATGATCTGCTTCCTGATCGGGTCACTCTCGGTCATCGGCATCCCTCCCACGGGCGGTTTCTTCAGCAAGTGGTACCTCTTGCAGGGCACCCTGGAATCCGGCCAATGGGAATTCATGATCGTGCTGCTGGTCAGTTCGCTGCTTAACGCGGCCTACTTCCTGCCCATCGTGTACAAGGCCTTCTTCTGCACTGAAGAAGAGAACATGTTCCCCGGACCGCGCAACGAAGGACCCGTGCAATGCACGATCCCCATCATTACCACTGCGGTAATCACCCTGGGACTGTTCTTCTTTTACGACATCTTCACCGGACTGGCCGCCATCGGCCTCGGTGTCCCGGCACCTTAA
- a CDS encoding cation:proton antiporter subunit C: MMEFLETVLTAKYNYWIYIILMMIGIWAMIAKVNLIKKIIGMNIFQTAIILFYVSIGAKKGGTIPILEHAPGHGHDYIMDADKYINPLPHVLMLTAIVVSVATLGVALALALKVYREHQTLDEDEILSHLSE; the protein is encoded by the coding sequence ATGATGGAATTCCTGGAAACGGTCCTCACGGCCAAATACAATTATTGGATTTATATCATTCTGATGATGATCGGCATCTGGGCCATGATCGCCAAGGTCAACCTGATCAAGAAAATCATCGGCATGAACATCTTCCAGACCGCGATCATTCTGTTCTACGTGTCCATCGGCGCGAAAAAAGGCGGAACGATCCCAATTCTGGAGCATGCTCCCGGGCATGGGCACGACTACATCATGGATGCGGACAAATACATCAACCCGCTCCCTCATGTATTGATGCTCACCGCCATCGTCGTGTCCGTGGCCACTCTCGGTGTGGCTCTGGCCCTGGCGCTCAAAGTCTACCGCGAGCATCAGACGCTGGATGAAGACGAAATCTTAAGCCACTTGAGTGAGTAG
- a CDS encoding ATP-binding cassette domain-containing protein yields the protein MTTPLFELQKITYAYPCRKPVLDELDFCFEQGANIGLIGPNGSGKTTLAHIVMGLINPNSGTILHRGHPISDEKGFATLRKEVGLLFQNADDQLFYPTVLEDVAFGPLNLGKSPAEAAEIAHTTLRHLGLEGFEERITYKLSGGEKKLVSLATVLAMEPKAVFLDEPTNALDVDTRHRLIHILNELALPRIIISHDYDFLAQTTKDIYAMKDGKIRFDGHTATHEHVHAHTHDHQNGHNHAQAHSHESGHSHGHAHTHSHRHEHLHGDVPHTHGD from the coding sequence ATGACCACGCCGCTGTTCGAGCTTCAAAAAATCACCTATGCCTATCCCTGCCGCAAGCCAGTGCTGGATGAATTGGATTTCTGCTTCGAGCAAGGCGCAAACATTGGTCTGATCGGCCCCAATGGTTCCGGCAAGACGACCCTTGCCCACATCGTCATGGGGCTCATCAACCCAAACTCCGGTACCATTCTGCACCGGGGCCACCCCATCTCGGATGAAAAGGGCTTTGCGACCCTGCGCAAGGAAGTTGGCTTACTCTTCCAGAATGCCGACGACCAGCTCTTCTACCCCACTGTACTGGAAGATGTGGCCTTCGGCCCCCTAAACCTGGGCAAATCCCCTGCCGAGGCCGCCGAAATCGCACACACAACCTTGCGCCACCTCGGCCTTGAAGGCTTTGAAGAACGCATCACCTACAAACTTTCAGGCGGTGAAAAGAAGCTCGTCTCCCTGGCAACGGTGCTGGCCATGGAACCCAAGGCCGTATTTCTGGACGAACCCACCAACGCCCTGGACGTGGACACCCGCCACAGACTGATCCACATCCTGAATGAACTGGCTTTGCCACGCATCATCATCTCTCACGACTACGATTTTCTGGCGCAGACCACGAAGGACATCTACGCCATGAAGGATGGTAAGATCCGCTTTGACGGGCACACGGCGACCCACGAACATGTGCATGCCCACACTCACGACCACCAGAACGGCCACAACCATGCTCAGGCCCATTCCCATGAAAGCGGACACTCTCACGGTCATGCCCACACCCATAGCCATCGCCACGAACACCTGCATGGTGATGTGCCCCACACTCACGGCGACTAG
- a CDS encoding sirohydrochlorin cobaltochelatase — protein MRKGILLVAFGSSRQEAHLSLRQFEERVRNRFPDIPVRWGFTSGIVRGKLADKGKKTDSSDKALQKMLFERYTHVAVQSLHVITGKEYEALATDVDQFAERTNGFDSVSLGRPLIGGEEDVPRVVEAILSHLPPDRKAQEAVVLMGHGTWHAGDSLYDTLYDAMQTKDPNIFVATMDGRLTIESVRDELLARGMNKAWLVPLLALPGRHVQKDMCGSGPDSWVSILDAAGISTSCVVRGTAEYDGYADIWLDHLAEALNQL, from the coding sequence ATGAGAAAAGGCATACTACTCGTTGCATTCGGCTCCAGCCGCCAGGAAGCTCACCTGTCTCTTCGACAATTCGAGGAACGGGTCCGCAACCGCTTCCCGGACATCCCCGTTCGCTGGGGGTTCACGTCCGGTATCGTGCGTGGCAAGCTGGCCGACAAGGGTAAAAAAACCGATTCCTCGGACAAGGCGCTGCAAAAGATGCTGTTCGAACGATATACTCATGTTGCCGTTCAGTCTCTGCACGTCATCACCGGCAAGGAATATGAAGCCCTGGCCACAGACGTGGACCAGTTTGCCGAACGCACGAACGGGTTTGACTCCGTCAGCCTGGGGCGTCCACTCATTGGCGGCGAGGAAGATGTCCCCCGCGTTGTGGAGGCAATCCTGTCGCACCTGCCCCCGGACCGAAAGGCGCAGGAAGCCGTTGTCCTCATGGGCCACGGCACCTGGCACGCAGGGGACAGCCTCTATGACACTCTCTATGATGCCATGCAGACCAAAGACCCGAACATCTTTGTAGCCACCATGGATGGGCGCCTGACCATCGAAAGTGTTCGAGACGAGCTTCTGGCCCGTGGCATGAACAAGGCATGGCTCGTCCCCCTACTGGCTCTTCCTGGCCGACATGTGCAGAAAGACATGTGTGGCAGTGGCCCAGACTCCTGGGTCTCCATTCTTGACGCAGCAGGTATCAGCACATCATGCGTGGTGCGTGGCACAGCCGAATATGATGGCTACGCAGACATCTGGCTGGATCACCTGGCCGAAGCTCTGAACCAGCTCTAA
- a CDS encoding Na(+)/H(+) antiporter subunit D, with the protein MTASLLFPPAFILILGALLVPLIPGKAKNIYVIALPALAFWMISQLPHGELLSVHFFGHDLSLLRVDKLSKIFGYVFTLNATIVCIYAFYLKDSQQHMSALGYIGGALGVVFSGDLITLYFFWEWMAVCSTFLILARRTPKAYGAGYRYVMLHLFGGLVLLAGIVLHINGTGSIGFDAFTDRTLASYLILAGILVNAAAPPFHAWLSDAYPEATVTGGLILSAYTTKTSVYTLIRGYAGYEILIVVGCVMALYGIIYALLENDMRRILAYSIINQVGFMICGIGIGTAMSLNGAAAHAFCHIIYKSLLWMSAGSVLYMTGKSKCTELGGLYKTMPWTMIFGTIGALAISSVPFTSGYTSKPLIIEAAVNQHLVWPWLILEIASAGVFLHAGIKFPYFVFFNQDRGLRPGEPPHKTMLWAMGIMAFLCIFLGCYPAPLYALLPFEMEPHVPYTLSGVIKQFQLLMLSALAFFVFLKLLKRTDTIAIDTDIIWRKGGRWFYICMDKGLNFVNYAFNELMHKGAATGLGRYFSEGPLNMTLAVLPADEAKREQITRYFRAGISPIGLSVAVAALYLFGFIILTLP; encoded by the coding sequence ATGACCGCTAGTCTTCTCTTCCCCCCGGCCTTCATCCTGATTCTCGGCGCCCTGCTGGTGCCGCTGATCCCGGGCAAGGCCAAAAACATCTATGTCATTGCCCTGCCCGCCCTGGCTTTCTGGATGATCAGCCAGTTGCCGCACGGTGAGCTCTTGAGCGTGCACTTCTTCGGACATGATCTGTCCCTGCTTCGGGTGGACAAGCTGTCCAAGATCTTCGGCTATGTGTTCACCCTGAACGCAACGATTGTCTGCATCTATGCCTTCTACCTGAAAGACTCCCAACAGCACATGTCCGCCCTTGGATACATAGGCGGCGCGCTGGGAGTTGTTTTCTCGGGTGACCTGATCACCCTGTACTTCTTCTGGGAATGGATGGCCGTGTGTTCGACCTTCCTGATCCTGGCCCGCAGGACCCCCAAGGCTTACGGCGCTGGTTATCGCTACGTGATGCTTCACCTGTTTGGCGGGCTGGTCCTGCTGGCGGGTATTGTGCTGCACATCAACGGCACCGGCTCCATCGGATTCGATGCCTTCACTGATCGCACTCTGGCATCCTACCTGATTCTGGCAGGCATCCTGGTCAACGCGGCGGCACCGCCGTTCCATGCCTGGCTGTCCGACGCCTACCCCGAAGCCACCGTTACCGGCGGATTGATCCTGTCGGCTTACACCACCAAAACATCGGTCTACACGCTGATCCGCGGGTATGCCGGATATGAAATCCTGATCGTCGTCGGTTGTGTGATGGCTCTGTACGGAATCATCTACGCCCTGCTTGAAAACGACATGCGCCGCATCCTGGCCTATTCCATCATCAACCAGGTCGGCTTCATGATCTGCGGTATCGGCATCGGCACTGCCATGAGCCTGAACGGCGCAGCGGCACACGCCTTCTGCCACATCATCTACAAATCGCTGTTGTGGATGAGCGCGGGCTCCGTGCTCTACATGACCGGCAAAAGCAAATGCACGGAACTGGGTGGTCTGTACAAGACCATGCCCTGGACCATGATCTTCGGAACTATAGGGGCACTGGCGATCTCGTCCGTGCCGTTCACCAGTGGTTACACCTCCAAGCCCCTGATCATCGAGGCAGCCGTAAACCAGCATCTTGTCTGGCCCTGGCTGATCCTGGAAATCGCTTCGGCGGGTGTGTTCCTGCACGCGGGTATCAAATTCCCGTACTTCGTGTTCTTCAACCAGGACAGAGGGCTCAGGCCCGGTGAGCCGCCGCACAAGACCATGCTCTGGGCCATGGGCATCATGGCCTTTTTGTGCATTTTCCTGGGCTGCTACCCCGCGCCGCTGTATGCTCTGCTGCCCTTTGAGATGGAACCGCATGTCCCCTACACTCTGAGTGGAGTGATCAAGCAGTTCCAGTTGCTGATGCTCTCAGCTTTGGCGTTCTTCGTGTTCCTGAAGCTTCTGAAGCGGACGGACACCATCGCCATCGACACCGACATCATCTGGCGCAAGGGTGGCCGTTGGTTCTACATCTGCATGGACAAGGGTCTGAACTTCGTCAACTACGCATTCAACGAGTTGATGCACAAGGGCGCTGCCACCGGACTGGGCCGATACTTCTCCGAAGGGCCGCTGAACATGACCCTGGCGGTACTTCCTGCGGACGAGGCCAAGCGTGAGCAGATCACCAGATACTTCCGGGCTGGCATCTCGCCCATCGGACTTTCCGTGGCCGTGGCCGCCCTGTATCTGTTCGGTTTCATCATCCTGACCCTGCCTTAG